One genomic region from Mycobacterium basiliense encodes:
- a CDS encoding virulence factor Mce family protein, producing the protein MKSFSERNPVIVGAIGIGAVVAIVVGALQYQRLPFFNRGQDVSAYFADAGGLRTGNTVEVSGYPVGKVSSIELEGPGVRVTFRISNDIRLGSRTEAAIKTKGLLGSKFVDVTPRGEAQLIGPIPIERTISPYQLPDALGDLATTISGLNTNQLSDSLATLAQTFADTPADFHDALQGVARLAQTLDERDAQLRGLLDNAAKATGVLAQRTDQIVGLVRDTNALLAQLRTQSAALEQIWANVSATSRQLQGFIAENRQQLRPALDKLNGVLAIVENRKERLQQAIPLINTYVMSLGESLSSGPFFKAYVANLLPGQFVQPFIGAAFSDLGLDPATLLPSQLTDPPTGQPATPPLPMPYPRTGQGGAPRLTLPDAITGNPGDSRYPYRPEPPAPPPGGPPPGPPAPAPAETPPGDVQQPGGPS; encoded by the coding sequence ATGAAATCCTTCTCCGAACGCAACCCCGTCATCGTCGGCGCCATCGGCATCGGGGCGGTCGTCGCGATCGTAGTGGGCGCCCTGCAGTATCAACGACTACCGTTTTTCAACCGGGGCCAAGATGTCTCGGCCTATTTCGCCGATGCGGGCGGACTGCGAACCGGGAATACCGTCGAAGTCTCCGGATATCCGGTTGGGAAGGTATCGAGCATCGAGCTGGAGGGGCCTGGCGTACGGGTTACGTTCAGAATTTCCAACGACATTCGCCTCGGAAGCCGCACCGAAGCGGCGATCAAGACCAAAGGTCTGTTGGGCAGCAAGTTCGTCGACGTCACACCGCGCGGGGAGGCGCAACTCATCGGTCCCATCCCGATCGAGCGGACCATCTCGCCCTACCAATTGCCCGACGCCCTGGGCGATCTGGCCACCACGATCAGCGGACTGAATACCAACCAACTGTCCGATTCACTGGCCACCCTGGCACAGACCTTTGCCGACACACCCGCGGATTTCCATGACGCGTTACAAGGGGTGGCACGGCTGGCTCAAACCCTCGATGAACGCGACGCCCAATTGCGTGGCCTGCTCGACAACGCCGCCAAGGCGACGGGGGTCCTGGCTCAACGCACCGACCAAATCGTCGGCCTGGTGCGTGATACGAATGCGCTCTTGGCACAGCTGCGGACCCAAAGCGCGGCCCTGGAACAGATCTGGGCCAACGTCTCTGCGACGTCGCGACAATTGCAGGGCTTCATCGCCGAGAATCGCCAACAGCTGCGGCCAGCGCTCGACAAGCTCAACGGGGTGCTGGCCATTGTCGAAAACCGCAAAGAACGCCTGCAGCAGGCTATCCCGCTGATCAATACGTATGTCATGTCACTGGGTGAATCGCTGTCGTCGGGCCCGTTCTTCAAGGCCTACGTGGCGAATCTGCTGCCGGGCCAGTTCGTGCAACCGTTCATCGGTGCCGCGTTCTCCGACCTAGGGCTGGACCCCGCCACCTTGCTGCCGTCGCAGCTGACGGACCCGCCAACCGGTCAGCCAGCGACCCCACCATTGCCGATGCCCTACCCCCGGACAGGGCAGGGCGGTGCGCCACGGTTGACGCTGCCAGATGCGATTACCGGCAACCCAGGTGATTCGCGCTATCCGTATCGCCCGGAGCCGCCGGCCCCACCGCCCGGCGGTCCACCGCCCGGGCCGCCCGCTCCTGCCCCAGCCGAGACGCCACCGGGTGACGTCCAGCAGCCCGGGGGTCCGTCGTGA
- a CDS encoding virulence factor Mce family protein, with translation MTTKLRRARSVLATALVLVFVAGVIVAMRAADGSARTIVVAYFDNSNGVFAGDDVRIRGVPVGKILAVEPQPLRSKISLWFDRKYQVPADAKAAILSPQLVTGRAIQLTPPYVGGPVMADGAVIPQDRTAVPVEWDDLRVQLQRLTELLKPTQPGGVSTLGALINTAADNLRGQGSTIRDTIIKLSQAVSALGDHSTDIFSTLKNLSTLVTALHDSADLLEQLNQNLAAVSSLLADNPTKIGQAAEDLNAVVGDVGSFAAENREAVGTASDRLTAITQALVHSLDDIKQTLHISPTVLQNFNNIYEPANGALTGALAANNFANPIAFLCGAVQSASRLGGEQAAKLCVQYLAPIFKNRQYNYPPLGENLFVGAQARPNEITYSENWMRPDYVPPEPMTPPPVTVATDPGAGLPGMMLPPAGDS, from the coding sequence GTGACAACCAAGCTGCGACGTGCCCGCTCGGTGTTGGCGACCGCGTTGGTGTTGGTTTTCGTTGCCGGGGTGATCGTGGCCATGCGTGCCGCGGATGGATCCGCCCGAACGATTGTGGTGGCCTACTTCGACAACAGCAACGGCGTATTTGCCGGGGACGACGTGCGTATCCGGGGCGTACCGGTGGGCAAGATCCTCGCCGTTGAGCCACAGCCACTGCGATCCAAGATTTCGTTGTGGTTCGACCGCAAGTACCAGGTCCCGGCCGACGCCAAGGCCGCGATCCTGTCACCGCAGCTGGTGACCGGAAGGGCAATCCAGCTCACTCCGCCGTATGTCGGCGGCCCCGTCATGGCCGACGGTGCGGTCATCCCGCAAGACCGCACCGCAGTGCCCGTCGAGTGGGACGACTTGCGGGTGCAGCTGCAGCGACTCACCGAGTTGCTCAAGCCCACCCAGCCGGGTGGAGTCAGCACGCTGGGTGCCCTGATCAATACCGCCGCCGACAACTTGCGCGGCCAAGGCAGCACCATCCGCGACACCATTATCAAACTCTCGCAAGCGGTCTCGGCCTTGGGGGACCACAGCACCGACATCTTCTCCACGTTGAAAAATCTGTCGACGCTGGTGACGGCGCTACACGACAGCGCAGACCTGCTCGAGCAGCTCAACCAGAACCTCGCCGCGGTGTCGTCACTACTGGCCGACAACCCCACCAAGATCGGACAGGCCGCCGAGGATCTCAACGCGGTCGTGGGCGACGTGGGCAGCTTCGCCGCCGAGAACCGCGAGGCGGTGGGCACCGCGTCGGACAGGCTCACTGCCATCACCCAGGCGCTGGTCCACAGCCTCGACGACATCAAGCAGACGTTGCACATCAGCCCGACGGTGTTGCAGAACTTCAACAATATCTACGAGCCGGCCAACGGCGCCCTGACCGGGGCGCTGGCGGCCAATAACTTCGCCAACCCCATCGCATTTCTATGTGGGGCGGTGCAATCGGCATCCCGGTTGGGCGGTGAACAAGCCGCGAAGCTCTGTGTCCAGTACCTGGCGCCCATCTTCAAGAACCGCCAGTACAACTACCCGCCGCTGGGGGAGAACCTCTTCGTCGGCGCCCAGGCCCGCCCCAACGAGATTACCTACAGCGAGAATTGGATGCGACCCGACTACGTGCCACCAGAGCCGATGACCCCGCCACCGGTGACGGTGGCTACTGATCCCGGGGCCGGCCTGCCCGGCATGATGCTGCCTCCAGCGGGTGACTCATGA
- a CDS encoding virulence factor Mce family protein, with product MTISQWNRATAGLVLTLVVAGISGCGWRGLNSLPLPGTVGNGPGSFVIQAQLPDVNNIQQNSRVRVADVTIGHVTKIERQGWHALVTMRVNGNVDLPGNATAKIGTTSLLGSYHIELAPPKSEAPQGTLRDGSLIPMSHAGAYPSAEQTLAAVSLVLNGGGLGQIQDITQAFSTAFRGREQDLRSLIGQLDVFTTSLNDQKDDIIAATESFDRVVGTFAEQQPVLDRALATIPDALAVLSDQRDQLVEAANQLTKFSALTADSVNKTKANLVNELRQVGPVLESLANAGPALTRSLSLLGTFPFPNETFENFQRGDYANLTAIVDLTLSRIDQGLFTGTRWECHLTEIELQWGRTIGQYPSPCTARGPHGTPGNPLTIPYQWEQGP from the coding sequence ATGACCATTTCCCAATGGAACCGCGCCACAGCGGGATTGGTCTTGACCCTGGTCGTCGCCGGGATATCCGGGTGTGGGTGGCGTGGACTGAATTCGCTGCCGCTTCCTGGCACCGTGGGCAACGGGCCGGGATCCTTCGTGATCCAGGCGCAGCTACCCGACGTCAACAACATCCAACAGAACTCTCGGGTACGCGTGGCCGATGTGACGATTGGCCACGTCACGAAGATCGAACGTCAAGGCTGGCACGCGTTGGTGACCATGCGGGTCAACGGCAACGTCGATCTACCCGGCAACGCAACAGCAAAGATCGGTACCACCAGCCTGCTGGGTTCCTACCACATCGAGCTGGCTCCTCCGAAAAGCGAAGCACCACAGGGCACGCTACGCGACGGCTCGCTGATCCCGATGTCGCATGCGGGCGCCTACCCGAGCGCCGAACAAACGTTGGCGGCGGTGTCTCTGGTGCTCAACGGCGGTGGACTGGGCCAAATCCAGGACATCACCCAGGCTTTCAGCACCGCGTTCCGGGGACGCGAGCAAGACCTGCGCAGCCTCATCGGGCAGCTGGATGTGTTCACCACGTCCCTCAATGACCAGAAGGACGACATCATCGCCGCCACCGAGAGTTTCGACCGCGTGGTCGGGACGTTCGCCGAACAACAACCTGTCCTGGATCGAGCCCTCGCCACCATCCCCGATGCGCTTGCGGTGCTCAGCGACCAACGGGACCAGCTGGTGGAGGCGGCCAATCAGCTGACCAAATTCAGCGCCCTGACCGCGGACTCAGTGAACAAGACCAAAGCGAATCTGGTCAACGAACTAAGGCAAGTCGGACCGGTATTGGAATCATTGGCCAACGCCGGTCCCGCCCTGACGCGGTCGCTGAGCCTGCTGGGCACCTTTCCCTTCCCGAACGAAACGTTCGAGAACTTTCAGCGCGGCGACTACGCGAACCTGACGGCGATCGTCGACCTCACACTCAGCCGCATCGACCAGGGATTGTTTACCGGGACCCGGTGGGAGTGCCATCTGACCGAGATCGAGCTGCAGTGGGGCCGCACTATCGGCCAATATCCCAGCCCGTGCACTGCGCGGGGCCCGCATGGCACCCCCGGTAATCCGTTGACGATCCCGTATCAATGGGAGCAGGGCCCCTAG
- a CDS encoding MCE family protein codes for MRLPRRVIIQLIVFSTVALTALALTFLHFAKLPAMLFGVGRYTVTMQLPQAAGLYSSANVTYRGSEVGRVESVHLTDTGVAAVLSLKSGVQIPSDLRAEVHSQTAIGETYVELLPRNATSPPLKDGDLIRLADTSVPPDINDLLSAANTALTAIPRDNLQTVIDESYIAVNGLGPELSRLIMGTSTLAIDARKNLDPLVALIDQAQPVLDSQANTSDAIAQWAAHLATVTSELQTHDQAVAGTLDQGGPALGEVSTLIDRLQPTLPILLANLLSVGQVALTYQNDIEQLLVVFPMAVAADQAGIVANLNTKQAYRGQYLSFNLNLNLPPPCTTGFLPAQQQRVPAFEDYPNRAAGDLYCRVPQDSPLNVRGARNIPCETVPGKRAPTVKLCESDERYVPLNDGNNWKGDPNATLSGQQIPQLPPGSPPPPAPPPAAPPPIAAAEYDPATGTFTGPDGRVYTRSDLAQTAPKDKTWQSMLLPPGS; via the coding sequence ATGCGTCTACCCCGGCGAGTCATCATTCAGCTGATCGTCTTCAGCACCGTCGCGCTCACCGCGCTGGCACTGACATTTCTGCACTTCGCCAAGCTACCCGCCATGTTGTTTGGCGTCGGCCGCTACACGGTGACAATGCAGCTGCCGCAAGCTGCCGGACTGTATAGCAGCGCCAACGTCACCTACCGCGGCTCGGAAGTCGGCCGGGTGGAATCCGTCCACCTGACCGATACCGGAGTCGCGGCGGTGCTATCGCTCAAATCGGGCGTACAGATCCCCTCAGACCTCAGAGCCGAGGTACACAGCCAAACCGCGATCGGTGAAACATACGTCGAGTTGTTGCCCCGCAACGCCACCTCGCCCCCACTCAAAGACGGGGATCTGATTCGGCTTGCGGACACCTCGGTGCCGCCCGACATCAATGACCTGCTCAGCGCGGCCAACACCGCTTTGACGGCAATCCCTCGCGACAACCTTCAAACGGTGATCGACGAGTCATATATCGCGGTGAACGGGCTCGGGCCGGAACTATCCCGCCTGATCATGGGCACCTCCACGCTGGCCATCGATGCACGCAAGAACCTCGACCCCTTGGTGGCCCTGATCGATCAAGCCCAGCCAGTACTGGATTCGCAGGCTAACACCTCCGATGCAATCGCGCAGTGGGCAGCACATCTGGCCACCGTGACCAGCGAATTGCAGACTCACGACCAGGCGGTCGCCGGGACTCTCGACCAGGGTGGCCCGGCGCTTGGCGAGGTCAGCACTCTCATTGACCGACTACAACCCACCTTGCCGATCTTGCTGGCCAACCTGCTCAGCGTCGGCCAGGTCGCACTCACTTACCAGAACGACATCGAACAGCTACTGGTGGTGTTTCCCATGGCCGTCGCAGCAGATCAGGCCGGCATCGTCGCCAACCTGAACACCAAGCAGGCCTACCGGGGCCAGTACCTCAGCTTCAACCTCAACCTAAACCTGCCGCCGCCGTGCACTACCGGATTCCTGCCGGCCCAGCAGCAGCGCGTCCCCGCATTCGAGGACTACCCGAACCGCGCGGCCGGCGACCTGTATTGCCGGGTGCCCCAAGATTCGCCACTTAACGTGCGCGGCGCCCGCAACATCCCTTGTGAGACCGTGCCCGGTAAACGCGCGCCGACGGTGAAGCTGTGCGAGAGCGACGAACGGTACGTGCCACTCAACGACGGCAACAACTGGAAGGGCGACCCCAACGCCACTTTGTCCGGCCAGCAGATCCCGCAGCTGCCGCCGGGCTCACCACCACCGCCGGCACCTCCCCCTGCTGCACCTCCGCCGATCGCCGCCGCGGAGTACGACCCGGCCACTGGCACGTTCACCGGACCCGACGGCCGGGTGTACACCAGATCCGATTTGGCCCAAACCGCCCCCAAGGACAAGACATGGCAATCGATGTTGCTGCCGCCAGGCAGCTGA
- a CDS encoding mammalian cell entry protein, producing MSVATEAEKPTHCPVDDADSAPAARTKRHTSAVRQATLFGLAVLVALAVPVGWLGLRVHQDRQLQAQQSQFLQVARQVALNLTTIDWQHADADVRRILDGATGEFYNDFAKRAQPFADVLRQAKATSVGTIIEAGLESQTAENAQALVAVSVQTSTAGEPDPTPRAWRMRITVQKVGDQVKAANVGFVP from the coding sequence ATGTCAGTAGCCACTGAGGCGGAGAAACCGACGCACTGCCCGGTCGACGACGCAGATAGCGCGCCGGCCGCCAGGACTAAACGGCACACGTCGGCGGTGCGACAGGCGACGCTGTTCGGACTGGCCGTGCTTGTTGCACTCGCGGTGCCGGTGGGCTGGCTAGGACTTCGGGTTCATCAGGACCGTCAGCTACAGGCGCAGCAAAGTCAATTTCTCCAGGTGGCCAGGCAGGTTGCGCTGAACTTGACCACGATCGACTGGCAGCATGCCGATGCTGATGTGCGCCGCATTTTGGACGGGGCGACGGGGGAGTTCTACAACGACTTCGCCAAGCGCGCACAGCCATTCGCCGACGTACTTCGACAGGCGAAGGCAACCTCGGTCGGCACCATCATCGAGGCGGGGCTGGAGTCACAGACAGCAGAGAACGCCCAAGCTCTGGTGGCGGTGTCGGTTCAGACATCAACCGCCGGCGAACCCGATCCGACCCCGCGGGCATGGCGAATGCGTATCACCGTGCAAAAGGTCGGGGATCAGGTCAAAGCCGCAAACGTTGGATTCGTGCCATGA
- a CDS encoding CAP domain-containing protein, giving the protein MGYRHLIGFALLVAAAGTVLNAPRTQADNKRLNDGVVANVYTIQHQAGCTNDVKINPQLQLAAQWHTNDVLANPNLDGSIGSDGSTPQDRANRAGFQGHVAETVAINPALAISGIELLNQWYYNPADFAIMANCANSQIGVWSENSPTRTVVVAVYGQPARPSPTTPPPEPVPAVALPDNVPLDPSPDYDASDEIEYGIGWLPWILRGVYPPPGMPPQ; this is encoded by the coding sequence ATGGGATATCGACACCTGATCGGGTTCGCATTGTTGGTAGCGGCCGCCGGCACCGTCCTGAACGCACCCCGTACACAGGCCGATAACAAGCGGCTCAATGACGGTGTGGTGGCCAACGTCTACACGATTCAGCACCAGGCCGGATGCACCAACGACGTCAAGATCAACCCGCAACTGCAACTGGCGGCCCAATGGCACACCAACGACGTGCTCGCCAACCCAAACCTCGACGGTAGCATCGGTTCTGACGGATCGACGCCACAGGATCGCGCGAACCGGGCGGGTTTCCAAGGCCACGTTGCTGAAACCGTGGCGATCAACCCGGCCCTGGCGATCAGCGGTATCGAGTTGCTCAACCAGTGGTACTACAATCCAGCGGATTTCGCGATCATGGCCAATTGCGCCAACAGCCAAATCGGGGTGTGGTCGGAAAACAGCCCGACTCGCACGGTCGTGGTAGCCGTTTACGGACAACCCGCACGACCAAGTCCGACGACTCCGCCGCCGGAACCCGTGCCCGCGGTAGCGCTACCGGACAACGTTCCCCTCGACCCCAGCCCAGACTACGACGCAAGCGATGAAATCGAATACGGCATCGGCTGGCTACCCTGGATTCTGCGCGGAGTGTACCCGCCGCCTGGCATGCCGCCGCAATAG
- a CDS encoding DUF732 domain-containing protein produces the protein MKRRRWTAVLIVAAAANGMQLASVARAAPAPEVEYLYDVTVRRHYDFPNNDALGYGHGICDKLTAGGGYGQVMGDVKSEVTPNDEFAANYVVWYAVNLLCPDQIWQLRNSAANYQPPPAE, from the coding sequence ATGAAACGTCGCCGGTGGACGGCCGTGTTGATCGTTGCGGCCGCCGCTAACGGAATGCAACTGGCGTCCGTAGCGCGCGCCGCACCAGCTCCCGAGGTGGAGTACCTGTATGACGTGACGGTTCGGCGGCACTACGACTTTCCGAACAATGACGCGCTGGGCTACGGCCATGGGATCTGCGACAAGCTCACGGCGGGCGGCGGCTACGGCCAAGTCATGGGCGATGTCAAAAGTGAGGTGACCCCCAACGACGAGTTCGCGGCGAACTATGTGGTCTGGTATGCGGTGAATCTCCTTTGTCCTGACCAGATCTGGCAGCTGCGGAATTCGGCGGCGAACTACCAGCCGCCACCGGCGGAATAG
- a CDS encoding NYN domain-containing protein, translating into MRWIVDGMNVIGSRPDGWWRDRHGAMVALVEMLERWATEDDGDERSGAEHKDVTVVFERPPSTPIPASLVEVAHAPKAAANSADDEIVRLVQAAAEPGEIRVVTSDKALTERVREIGASVYRAEGFRELIDPRGPKAGRHHGD; encoded by the coding sequence GTGCGATGGATTGTCGACGGCATGAACGTGATCGGGAGTCGCCCGGACGGCTGGTGGCGAGACCGGCACGGCGCAATGGTTGCCTTGGTAGAGATGCTCGAGCGGTGGGCTACCGAAGACGATGGCGATGAACGGTCCGGCGCTGAGCACAAAGACGTCACGGTAGTGTTCGAGCGGCCACCGTCCACCCCCATCCCCGCATCGCTTGTTGAGGTGGCACATGCGCCCAAGGCGGCTGCCAACTCGGCCGACGACGAGATCGTTCGGCTCGTGCAAGCGGCCGCCGAACCGGGAGAGATACGAGTCGTCACGTCGGATAAGGCGTTGACCGAGCGAGTGCGCGAGATCGGCGCGTCGGTCTATCGGGCCGAAGGGTTCCGAGAACTCATCGACCCGCGCGGCCCTAAAGCCGGGCGCCACCATGGAGATTAA
- a CDS encoding PE family protein, which yields MSHDPAAGDIGSQLVDIGTQGMSAGTTAAMSVLTGLIPAGGEEVSAQAVMAFAQEAASVLASNAAAQEELMRTGSALTDIARMYGDADDNAAEALTFRGAAMSNPAAAGGSGATVGAGMMRAVAPAETLAPRATPLASQFVEASSSPMASAAANAGSSAMSGAAPAGTGMGAGAPAGGASKPGLVSATEPADEDEREERGEQQPVERLI from the coding sequence ATGTCACACGACCCGGCGGCAGGCGACATTGGTTCTCAGTTGGTCGACATCGGTACCCAGGGTATGAGCGCGGGCACCACCGCGGCGATGTCGGTGTTGACCGGGCTGATCCCCGCTGGGGGCGAAGAGGTCTCCGCGCAGGCCGTCATGGCATTCGCGCAGGAGGCCGCCTCCGTTTTGGCTTCCAACGCGGCGGCTCAAGAAGAGTTGATGCGGACCGGCAGCGCGCTGACCGACATCGCCCGTATGTACGGAGACGCGGACGATAACGCTGCGGAGGCATTGACTTTCCGAGGCGCCGCGATGTCCAATCCGGCCGCGGCCGGTGGCTCCGGGGCGACCGTCGGTGCAGGCATGATGCGGGCGGTAGCTCCGGCAGAAACTTTGGCGCCGCGCGCCACGCCGCTGGCGTCGCAGTTCGTTGAAGCGTCGTCGTCTCCGATGGCCTCGGCCGCGGCCAACGCCGGATCGTCGGCGATGAGTGGTGCCGCCCCGGCGGGTACCGGCATGGGCGCGGGCGCACCGGCAGGTGGTGCCTCCAAGCCGGGTTTGGTGTCGGCCACCGAACCCGCCGACGAGGACGAGCGCGAGGAGCGTGGCGAGCAACAGCCCGTTGAGCGCTTGATCTGA
- a CDS encoding enoyl-CoA hydratase/isomerase family protein, giving the protein MEEATCGEDLEGEISRLMLSQPPAREIVDRVALQRHRKIAIVTLSHPQAQNALHSASWRRLRQLLDELAGESSLRAIILRGAGDKAFAAGADIKEFPDTRMTAEDATNYNESLAACLRALAAIPVPVVAAVRGLAVGGGCELVTACDVAIAADDARFGIPLGKLGVILGFPEAEAVARRIGPAALKYLLFSGDLIDANDALRWGLVQKVVTVEQLADATAILVGQICRQSAVTMRTSKVVANMCGRALTGSDTDALIRFSVEAYEGADLREGVKAFAEGRVPVFDDGDVG; this is encoded by the coding sequence ATGGAGGAAGCCACTTGCGGCGAAGATCTAGAAGGTGAGATTAGCCGCTTGATGCTCAGCCAACCGCCCGCCCGGGAGATCGTTGACCGCGTTGCGCTGCAACGCCATCGAAAAATCGCGATCGTTACGCTAAGTCATCCGCAGGCGCAGAATGCCCTGCATTCGGCAAGCTGGCGACGGCTAAGACAGCTGCTGGACGAGCTTGCGGGCGAGTCAAGCCTGAGGGCGATCATATTGCGCGGCGCCGGCGACAAGGCGTTCGCCGCGGGCGCGGACATCAAAGAGTTCCCTGATACGCGGATGACCGCCGAAGACGCCACCAACTACAACGAGTCCCTCGCGGCATGCCTGCGCGCCCTGGCCGCGATACCGGTACCGGTCGTCGCGGCGGTCCGTGGACTTGCCGTCGGTGGTGGTTGTGAACTGGTCACCGCCTGCGATGTCGCCATCGCGGCCGATGATGCACGTTTCGGTATCCCGCTGGGCAAGCTTGGTGTCATCCTTGGCTTCCCCGAAGCCGAGGCGGTCGCGCGCCGGATCGGTCCCGCCGCTTTAAAGTATCTGTTGTTCAGTGGAGATCTGATCGACGCAAACGACGCTCTACGTTGGGGCTTGGTGCAAAAGGTTGTCACCGTAGAGCAGTTGGCGGACGCCACCGCCATACTTGTCGGACAGATCTGCCGGCAATCGGCGGTAACAATGCGCACATCGAAAGTGGTCGCCAACATGTGCGGTCGAGCGCTAACCGGCTCTGATACCGATGCGCTGATCCGCTTCAGTGTCGAAGCCTACGAAGGGGCGGACCTGCGGGAAGGAGTAAAGGCCTTCGCCGAGGGACGCGTACCCGTATTCGATGACGGTGACGTGGGCTGA
- a CDS encoding amidase, protein MAQHRDELWKDELWKLELTEVAELIRTRQLTSEQVTESTLRRIEKFDSQLKSYAWVMSDSALAAARTADAEIAREHYRGVLHGVPIGVKDLCYTMDAPTAAGTTILHEFRPQYDATVVARLRAAGAVITGKLAMTEGAYLGYHPSLPVPVNPWDAATWAGVSSSGCGVATAAGLCFGSIASDTGGSIRFPTSVCGLTGIKPTWGRVSRHGIIELAASFDHVGPIARSARDAAALLTVMAGSDVNDPTSSVEPVPNYAANLALTQMPRVGVDWPKVAAFDQDTNAMMVDVIETLDSMGWPVVEIELPALDPIVQAFGKLRSVETAIAHADTYPAYADQYGPTLRQLIDTGRKLGAVEHQALVKQRLAFTESLRRVFHDVDIVVLPSSGLASPTLETMRGLGHDPQLIARLAAPTAPFNASGNPTICLPAGATPRGTPLGVQFIGRKFAEQFLVQAGHAFQQVTTFHRRRPPLRGC, encoded by the coding sequence ATGGCGCAACACCGTGATGAGCTCTGGAAAGACGAACTCTGGAAACTCGAACTGACCGAAGTCGCCGAACTGATTCGCACGCGGCAACTCACATCAGAACAAGTGACCGAATCCACGCTTCGCCGAATTGAGAAGTTCGACAGTCAACTGAAAAGCTACGCCTGGGTGATGTCGGACTCAGCGCTAGCGGCGGCGCGGACCGCCGACGCCGAGATAGCCCGAGAGCACTACCGGGGTGTCCTGCACGGTGTGCCGATCGGTGTGAAAGATCTCTGCTACACGATGGACGCTCCGACCGCGGCTGGCACCACGATTCTTCATGAATTTCGACCGCAATACGATGCCACCGTCGTGGCCAGACTGCGCGCTGCCGGCGCGGTGATCACCGGCAAGTTAGCCATGACGGAGGGTGCCTATCTCGGCTACCACCCGAGCCTTCCGGTGCCGGTCAATCCCTGGGATGCGGCAACGTGGGCGGGAGTGTCCTCGAGTGGCTGCGGGGTGGCCACGGCGGCGGGACTATGTTTTGGCTCGATCGCGTCGGACACCGGGGGATCGATCCGATTTCCGACCAGCGTGTGCGGCCTCACCGGGATCAAGCCGACATGGGGGCGGGTTAGCCGACACGGCATCATCGAGCTTGCAGCCAGTTTCGACCACGTCGGACCCATTGCTCGAAGCGCCAGGGATGCGGCGGCGTTGCTCACGGTCATGGCGGGATCGGACGTCAACGATCCGACGTCGTCGGTAGAGCCCGTGCCGAACTATGCCGCGAACCTCGCTTTGACACAGATGCCGCGCGTCGGCGTGGACTGGCCGAAAGTGGCGGCCTTCGACCAGGACACGAATGCGATGATGGTCGACGTCATCGAGACGCTCGACAGCATGGGGTGGCCCGTCGTCGAAATCGAGTTGCCCGCGCTTGATCCGATCGTGCAAGCGTTCGGGAAGTTGCGCTCGGTCGAGACGGCCATCGCACACGCCGACACCTATCCGGCGTATGCCGACCAATACGGGCCAACGCTGCGTCAGCTCATCGACACCGGGCGAAAGTTGGGTGCGGTAGAACACCAGGCGCTGGTCAAGCAGCGGCTGGCATTCACCGAATCGCTGCGCCGAGTGTTCCACGACGTGGATATCGTGGTGCTGCCCAGCTCCGGTCTGGCATCGCCGACCCTGGAAACCATGCGGGGGCTAGGACACGACCCACAGCTGATCGCCAGATTGGCGGCACCGACCGCGCCTTTCAACGCAAGCGGCAACCCCACGATCTGTCTGCCCGCCGGCGCCACGCCGCGGGGTACCCCGCTCGGCGTGCAGTTCATCGGCCGGAAGTTCGCCGAGCAGTTCCTGGTACAAGCCGGGCACGCATTTCAGCAAGTCACAACCTTCCATCGCCGCCGTCCACCGTTGCGGGGTTGCTAG